The following coding sequences lie in one Anomalospiza imberbis isolate Cuckoo-Finch-1a 21T00152 chromosome 21, ASM3175350v1, whole genome shotgun sequence genomic window:
- the BSPRY gene encoding B box and SPRY domain-containing protein, which produces MARAERLRNKLVERCERIQLQSAAIARHVDEVLPAKDQGVLSAASAARELVVQRLLLVGKACENEEQRLLERVHAEEERAHQSILTQQVHWTEALHKLGALRTYLVDMITNLDDQGLLRAEQEIFERTEVAEGILEPQESLKLNFNQTCVQSPLLHRLWACAVLCCLTGSQEIHIDEKTLSPHLTLSEDKRTLTFSPKKAKVDLGCPERFDHWPNALATAPFHSGVCAWKVSVEQSCAYKLGVCYSSVPRKGSANEGRLGFNAASWVFSRYDKEFRFLHAGQPQPVELIKAPAEIGVLLDFAGGELLFYDPDSCAILFSIRQAFQEPVYPVFAVAHQSISLGRV; this is translated from the exons ATGGCCCGGGCCGAGCGGCTGCGG AACAAGCTCGTGGAGCGCTGCGAGCGGATCCAGCTGCAGAGCGCGGCCATCGCCCGGCACGTGGACGAGGTGCTGCCTGCCAAAGACCAGGGCGTCTTG AGCGCGGCCAGCGCGGCGCGGGAGCTGGtggtccagaggctgctcctCGTGGGGAAGGCCTGTGAGAACGAGGAGCAGCGGCTGCTGGAGAGGGTGCACGCCGAGGAGGAGCGGGCACACCAGAGCATCCTCACCCAGCAGGTGCACTGGACAGAGGCTCTGCACAAGCTGGGTGCCCTCCGCACCTACCTGGTGGACATGATCACCAACCTGGATGACCAGGGCCTGCTG CGTGCAGAACAAGAGATTTTTGAGAG GACGGAGGTGGCGGAGGGAATCTTGGAGCCACAGGAGTCCCTGAAGTTAAACTTTAATCAGACCTGTGTTCAGAGTCCACTGCTGCATCGACTGTGGgcctgtgctgtgctctgctgcctcACAG GCTCACAGGAGATTCACATTGATGAGAAAACCCTGAGCCCCCACCTCACCCTGTCGGAAGACAAGCGAACCCTGACCTTCAGCCCCAAGAAAGCAAAGGTGGACTTGGGCTGCCCCGAGCGGTTTGACCACTGGCCCAACGCTTTGGCCACCGCACCTTTCCACTCAGGGGTCTGTGCCTGGAAGGTCAGcgtggagcagagctgtgcctaCAAGCTGGGGGTTTGCTACAGCTCTGTGCCCAGGAAGGGCTCTGCCAACGAAGGCCGCCTGGGCTTCAACGCTGCCTCCTGGGTGTTCTCACGCTACGACAAAGAATTCCGGTTCCTGCAcgcggggcagccccagcccgtGGAGCTGATCAAGGCCCCGGCAGAGATCGGGGTCCTGCTGGACTTTGCAGGGGGGGAGCTGCTCTTCTACGACCCCGACTCCTGCGCCATCCTCTTCTCCATCCGCCAGGCCTTCCAGGAGCCCGTGTACCCTGTCTTTGCCGTGGCACACCAGAGCATCTCGCTCGGCcgtgtgtga
- the HDHD3 gene encoding haloacid dehalogenase-like hydrolase domain-containing protein 3 → MLRLRLLTWDVKDTLLRLRQPVGQSYAAEARAHGLQVQPEALGRSFREAYGAQSRRFPNYGHGQGLSSRQWWLDVVKQSFRLSGVQDEAALTKLAEKLYRDYCSPNNWEVLPGAAETLSRCRQLGFRMGVVSNFDSRLEAILSQCSLRHHFEFVLTSEAAGFAKPDGRIFQQALRLGGARPEQAAHIGDDYSRDYRAARAAGMHSFLLRAAGQGEGPEVPPEHVLPTLSHLLARIEKE, encoded by the coding sequence ATGCTCAGGCTGCGCCTGCTGACCTGGGACGTGAAGGACACGCTGCTGCGGCTGCGGCAGCCCGTGGGCCAGAGCTACGCGGCCGAGGCCCGGGCCCACGGGCTGCAGGTGCAACCCGAGGCTCTGGGGCGCTCCTTCCGGGAGGCGTACGGAGCCCAGAGCCGGCGCTTCCCCAACTACGGCCACGGCCAGGGGCTCAGCTCCCGGCAGTGGTGGCTGGATGTTGTCAAACAGAGCTTCAGGCTCTCGGGCGTGCAGGACGAGGCAGCCCTGACGAAGCTGGCTGAAAAGCTCTACCGCGACTACTGCAGCCCCAACAACTGGGAGGTGCTGCCGGGAGCCGCCGAGACCCTGAGCCGGTGCCGCCAGCTCGGCTTCCGCATGGGAGTCGTCTCCAACTTCGACAGCCGGCTGGAAGCCATCCTCTCGCAGTGCAGCCTGCGGCACCACTTCGAGTTCGTGCTCACCTCCGAGGCCGCGGGCTTCGCCAAGCCGGACGGGAGGATCTTCCAGCAGGCGCTGCGGctcggcggggcccggcccgaGCAGGCGGCTCACATCGGCGATGACTACAGCCGGGATTACCGGGCGGCCCGGGCCGCGGGCATGCACAGCTTCCTGCTCAGGGCGGCCGGGCAGGGCGAGGGGCCCGAGGTGCCCCCCGAGCACGTCCTGCCCACGCTCAGCCACCTCCTGGCTCGCATCGAGAAGGAGTAG
- the ALAD gene encoding delta-aminolevulinic acid dehydratase, whose translation MQADSVLHSGYFHPVLRSWQCTATTFDASNLIYPIFITDSPDAVEPIPSLPGQARYGVNKLEGMLRPLVEDGLKCVLIFGVPSKVHKDERGSAADAEGTPAIQAIRKIHSTFPELLIACDVCLCPYTSHGHCGILREDGTIQNELSCQRLAEVALAYAKAGCHIVAPSDMMDGRIAAIKQALISNDLGNKVSVMSYSAKFASCFYGPFRDAALSKPAFGDRRCYQLPPGARGLAVRAVDRDVREGADMLMVKPGMPYLDLVRDVKARHPTHPLAVYHVSGEFAMLWHGAQAGAFSLEAAVQEAITAFRRAGADIIITYFTPQLLRWLREAAGRH comes from the exons ATGCAGGCAGACTCCGTTCTCCACAGTGGCTACTTCCACCCCGTGCTGCGCTCCTGGCAGTGCACGGCCACCACCTTCGATGCCTCCAACCTCATCTACCCCATCTTTATCAC TGACAGCCCTGATGCCGTGGAGCCAATTCCCAGCCTTCCTGGACAAGCCAG GTATGGAGTGAACAAGCTGGAGGGGATGCTGCGGCCCCTTGTCGAAGACGGCCTCAAGTGTGTGCTCATCTTTGGGGTGCCCAGCAAGGTCCACAAG GATGAGAGAGGCTCTGCTGCTGATGCCGAGGGCACTCCTGCCATCCAGGCTATCAGGAAGATCCATTCCaccttcccagagctgctgattGCCTGCGATGTCTGCCTGTGCCCTTACACCTCGCACGGGCACTGTG GCATCCTGCGTGAAGATGGCACCATCCAGAATGAGCTCAGCTGCCAACGGCTGGCAGAGGTGGCGCTGGCTTACGCCAAAGCAG GCTGCCACATCGTGGCCCCCTCGGACATGATGGACGGGCGCATTGCAGCCATAAAGCAGGCACTCATCTCCAACGATCTGGGCAACAAG GTCTCAGTGATGAGCTACAGCGCCAAGTTTGCTTCGTGCTTCTACGGCCCCTTCAG GGACGCGGCGCTGTCCAAGCCTGCCTTTGGGGACCGGCGCTGTTATCAGCTGCCCCCGGGCGCCCGCGGGCTGGCCGTGCGCGCTGTG GACCGGGACGTGCGGGAGGGCGCGGACATGCTGATGGTGAAGCCGGGGATGCCCTACCTGGACCTTGTGAGGGACGTCAAGGCTCGG CACCCCACGCACCCGCTGGCCGTGTACCACGTCTCGGGGGAGTTCGCCATGCTGTGGCACGGGGCGCAGGCCGGCGCCTTCAGCCTGGAGGCGGCGGTGCAGGAGGCGATCACCGCCTTCAGGCGCGCAG GGGCCGACATCATCATCACCTACTTCACACCGCAGCTGCTGCGCTGGCtgcgggaggcggcgggccGGCACTGA